In one Aquila chrysaetos chrysaetos chromosome 24, bAquChr1.4, whole genome shotgun sequence genomic region, the following are encoded:
- the DOLK gene encoding dolichol kinase encodes MLNKPVLVESLIVFIIVLFVHAVVWDRYSWCAVALTIQAFYAQFKWDRLLQLGGAVFQFRTTANSGLLPASMVIPLLGIMMKERCKSAGIVYFERFGIVVASTGMLVALFLSVIAVGITKPVPTNTCILTGVAGSIIIYTMKHSLTVSEVIEVLEVLLIFVYLSMILLYLLPRCFTPGEALLVLGGISFVLNQLIKRSLNVIEGRGDPIDFFLLVAVVGVVLLGLFFTVLFIFMDSGTWISSMFFHMMTAVLGLGVIMPWLYRLIQRNPLFWLLQFLFQTQTRVYLLVYWTFLAASACGIVFYQNAKRSSESKKHQASTITRKYFHFIVVATYVPGLIYDRQLLYVAAVLCLAVFIFLEYIRYFRIKPFGQTLRHLLSLFLDERDSGPLILTHIYLLLGMSLPVWLFPRSCAPKGTLSGAGALVPYSGVLAVGVGDTIASVFGSTMGEIKWPGTKKTFEGTMTAIFAQIIAVALILIFDSSVNLNSSYAWILASVSLVSLLEAYTTQIDNLLLPLYLQIMFMA; translated from the coding sequence ATGTTAAACAAGCCAGTGCTCGTGGAATCCCTGATAGTGTTCATCATCGTTCTCTTTGTGCACGCAGTGGTGTGGGACCGGTATTCCTGGTGCGCTGTCGCTCTCACCATCCAGGCTTTTTATGCCCAATTCAAATGGGACCGTCTGCTCCAGCTGGGTGGGGCTGTATTCCAGTTCCGTACAACAGCGAACAGTGGCCTCCTGCCAGCTAGCATGGTCATCCCCTTGTTGGGGATAATGATGAAGGAGAGGTGCAAATCTGCTGGCATTGTGTACTTCGAACGTTTTGGCATAGTTGTAGCTTCCACTGGCATGCTGGTtgctctctttctgtctgtaatAGCGGTTGGCATCACAAAACCTGTCCCAACTAACACTTGCATACTTACTGGTGTTGCTGGCAGTATAATTATCTATACCATGAAGCACTCTTTGACTGTTTCAGAAGTGATAGAGGTCCTAGAAGTGCTGCTAATTTTTGTCTACCTCAGTATGATCTTGCTGTACTTGTTGCCTCGATGTTTTACTCCTGGAGAAGCATTGCTAGTTCTCGGAGGTATAAGTTTTGTTCTCAATCAGCTCATTAAACGCTCACTGAATGTAATCGAGGGCAGAGGTGATCCCATagactttttccttctggtagCAGTTGTTGGAGTTGTTcttcttgggctttttttcacTGTGCTCTTCATTTTCATGGATTCGGGTACATGGATCTCCTCCATGTTTTTCCACATGATGACAGCAGTGCTAGGCTTAGGGGTCATCATGCCTTGGCTGTACCGACTGATCCAGAGGAACCCTTTATTCTGGCTACTCCAGTTTCTGTTTCAGACACAGACAAGAGTTTACCTTCTTGTATATTGGACCTTTTTGGCTGCTTCAGCATGTGGCATAGTTTTCTACCAGAATGCTAAGAGATCATCTGAATCTAAAAAACATCAGGCCTCGACTATAAccaggaaatatttccatttcattgttGTAGCTACTTATGTTCCTGGACTAATTTATGACCGCCAGCTTCTCTACGTTGCTGCAGTTCTGTGTCTGGCAGTGTTTATCTTTTTAGAGTATATTCGGTACTTCAGGATCAAACCATTTGGCCAAACTCTTAGGCATTTGCTGTCTCTCTTCTTGGATGAAAGAGACAGTGGACCTCTAATCTTGACTCATATTTATCTCCTCCTTGGCATGTCCCTCCCAGTGTGGTTGTTCCCCAGATCTTGTGCTCCTAAAGGTACCTTGTCTGGGGCGGGAGCACTGGTCCCCTACTCTGGGGTACTGGCAGTAGGGGTAGGAGACACTATTGCCTCCGTTTTTGGTAGCACAATGGGAGAAATCAAATGGCCAGGAACAAAGAAGACCTTTGAAGGGACAATGACAGCTATTTTTGCTCAGATCATTGCTGTGGCTCTTATTCTGATCTTTGACAGCAGTGTGAATCTGAACTCCAGCTATGCCTGGATTCTGGCATCTGTGAGCTTAGTTTCTCTTTTGGAAGCTTATACTACCCAAATCGATAATCTGCTGTTGCCCCTCTACCTCCAGATAATGTTTATGGCATAG
- the PHYHD1 gene encoding phytanoyl-CoA dioxygenase domain-containing protein 1 isoform X2: MLGKGSREEAGNQPCRAWVASWCCWWDPGSSAPMAFVTQHQIQKESGGEQSPRLFQFREDGFLVLEHFFTAEECDSMRNQIQRIIAEMEVPLHCRTEFSTKEEEQLQAQMQGSSDYFLTSGDKIRFFFEKGALDERGNFLIPKEKSVSKIGHALHACDPVFKQITHSSKVQELGRKLGLERPVVVQSMYIFKQLGIGGEVTPHQDATFLHTEPLGRILGFWIALEDVTRENGCLWFIPGSHTNGISRRMVRAASGTSTRVVEFVGSEPAYDDSQFKPLPISKGGLILIHGEVVHKSELNSSESSRHAFTFHVMEAKDTSWSKENWLQPTPELPFPSLYTSS, translated from the exons ATGCTGGGGAAAGGATCACGTGAAGAGGCGGGGAAtcagccctgcagagcctggGTGGCATCGTGGTGTTGCTGGTGGGATCCTGGGAGCTCTGCCCCGATGGCGTTTGTAACCCAGCATCAGATCCAAAAG GAGTCTGGAGGAGAGCAGTCACCCCGTCTTTTCCAGTTCCGCGAGGATGGCTTCCTTGTCCTAGAGCATTTTTTCACTGCAGAGGAGTGTGACAGCATGAGGAATCAGATTCAAAGAATCATAGCAGAGATGGAAGTGCCACTGCACTGCCGCACCGAGTTCTCCACCAAAGAAGAGGAGCAGCTCCAGGCGCAG ATGCAG GGTAGCTCGGATTATTTCCTAACCAGTGGAGACAAGATTAGATTCTTCTTTGAGAAAGGTGCTTTGGATGAGAGAG GTAACTTTCTAATTCCAAAGGAGAAATCCGTCAGCAAGATTGGCCACG CTTTACATGCTTGTGATCCTGTCTTCAAGCAAATCACCCACTCCTCCAAGGTGCAG GAATTGGGAAGAAAACTAGGCCTTGAGAGACCAGTAGTTGTGCAAAGCATGTATATCTTCAAG caACTTGGCATTGGTGGCGAAG TGACCCCGCACCAGGATGCCACCTTCCTGCACACAGAGCCTCTGGGCAGAATCCTGGGGTTCTGGATTGCCCTGGAGGATGTCACGCGGGAGAACGGCTGCTTGTGGTTCATTCCTGGCTCTCACACCA ATGGAATTAGCCGGAGAATGGTCCGTGCAGCTTCAGGTACCTCAACACGTGTTGTAGAGTTTGTAGGGTCAGAGCCAGCCTACGATGACAGCCAGTTCAAACCTCTGCCTATAAGTAAAG GTGGACTCATTCTCATCCATGGTGAAGTCGTCCATAAGAGTGAACTGAACAGCTCAGAGTCTTCTCGCCATGCATTCACCTTCCATGTGATGGAAGCCAAAGACACCAGCTGGAGCAAAGAGAACTG GCTCCAGCCAACTCCCGAACTGCCTTTTCCATCACTCTACACTTCAAGTTAG
- the PHYHD1 gene encoding phytanoyl-CoA dioxygenase domain-containing protein 1 isoform X1 produces the protein MNSWSPCRSQACSSNVRTEGTNSQRWGQNSMVRLSSACCYHMLGKGSREEAGNQPCRAWVASWCCWWDPGSSAPMAFVTQHQIQKFREDGFLVLEHFFTAEECDSMRNQIQRIIAEMEVPLHCRTEFSTKEEEQLQAQGSSDYFLTSGDKIRFFFEKGALDERGNFLIPKEKSVSKIGHALHACDPVFKQITHSSKVQELGRKLGLERPVVVQSMYIFKQLGIGGEVTPHQDATFLHTEPLGRILGFWIALEDVTRENGCLWFIPGSHTNGISRRMVRAASGTSTRVVEFVGSEPAYDDSQFKPLPISKGGLILIHGEVVHKSELNSSESSRHAFTFHVMEAKDTSWSKENWLQPTPELPFPSLYTSS, from the exons GAACAAACAGCCAGAGATGGGGACAAAATTCAATGGTCCGGCTGTCCAGTGCTTGCTGTTATCACATGCTGGGGAAAGGATCACGTGAAGAGGCGGGGAAtcagccctgcagagcctggGTGGCATCGTGGTGTTGCTGGTGGGATCCTGGGAGCTCTGCCCCGATGGCGTTTGTAACCCAGCATCAGATCCAAAAG TTCCGCGAGGATGGCTTCCTTGTCCTAGAGCATTTTTTCACTGCAGAGGAGTGTGACAGCATGAGGAATCAGATTCAAAGAATCATAGCAGAGATGGAAGTGCCACTGCACTGCCGCACCGAGTTCTCCACCAAAGAAGAGGAGCAGCTCCAGGCGCAG GGTAGCTCGGATTATTTCCTAACCAGTGGAGACAAGATTAGATTCTTCTTTGAGAAAGGTGCTTTGGATGAGAGAG GTAACTTTCTAATTCCAAAGGAGAAATCCGTCAGCAAGATTGGCCACG CTTTACATGCTTGTGATCCTGTCTTCAAGCAAATCACCCACTCCTCCAAGGTGCAG GAATTGGGAAGAAAACTAGGCCTTGAGAGACCAGTAGTTGTGCAAAGCATGTATATCTTCAAG caACTTGGCATTGGTGGCGAAG TGACCCCGCACCAGGATGCCACCTTCCTGCACACAGAGCCTCTGGGCAGAATCCTGGGGTTCTGGATTGCCCTGGAGGATGTCACGCGGGAGAACGGCTGCTTGTGGTTCATTCCTGGCTCTCACACCA ATGGAATTAGCCGGAGAATGGTCCGTGCAGCTTCAGGTACCTCAACACGTGTTGTAGAGTTTGTAGGGTCAGAGCCAGCCTACGATGACAGCCAGTTCAAACCTCTGCCTATAAGTAAAG GTGGACTCATTCTCATCCATGGTGAAGTCGTCCATAAGAGTGAACTGAACAGCTCAGAGTCTTCTCGCCATGCATTCACCTTCCATGTGATGGAAGCCAAAGACACCAGCTGGAGCAAAGAGAACTG GCTCCAGCCAACTCCCGAACTGCCTTTTCCATCACTCTACACTTCAAGTTAG
- the PHYHD1 gene encoding phytanoyl-CoA dioxygenase domain-containing protein 1 isoform X3, with protein sequence MLGKGSREEAGNQPCRAWVASWCCWWDPGSSAPMAFVTQHQIQKFREDGFLVLEHFFTAEECDSMRNQIQRIIAEMEVPLHCRTEFSTKEEEQLQAQMQGSSDYFLTSGDKIRFFFEKGALDERGNFLIPKEKSVSKIGHALHACDPVFKQITHSSKVQELGRKLGLERPVVVQSMYIFKQLGIGGEVTPHQDATFLHTEPLGRILGFWIALEDVTRENGCLWFIPGSHTNGISRRMVRAASGTSTRVVEFVGSEPAYDDSQFKPLPISKGGLILIHGEVVHKSELNSSESSRHAFTFHVMEAKDTSWSKENWLQPTPELPFPSLYTSS encoded by the exons ATGCTGGGGAAAGGATCACGTGAAGAGGCGGGGAAtcagccctgcagagcctggGTGGCATCGTGGTGTTGCTGGTGGGATCCTGGGAGCTCTGCCCCGATGGCGTTTGTAACCCAGCATCAGATCCAAAAG TTCCGCGAGGATGGCTTCCTTGTCCTAGAGCATTTTTTCACTGCAGAGGAGTGTGACAGCATGAGGAATCAGATTCAAAGAATCATAGCAGAGATGGAAGTGCCACTGCACTGCCGCACCGAGTTCTCCACCAAAGAAGAGGAGCAGCTCCAGGCGCAG ATGCAG GGTAGCTCGGATTATTTCCTAACCAGTGGAGACAAGATTAGATTCTTCTTTGAGAAAGGTGCTTTGGATGAGAGAG GTAACTTTCTAATTCCAAAGGAGAAATCCGTCAGCAAGATTGGCCACG CTTTACATGCTTGTGATCCTGTCTTCAAGCAAATCACCCACTCCTCCAAGGTGCAG GAATTGGGAAGAAAACTAGGCCTTGAGAGACCAGTAGTTGTGCAAAGCATGTATATCTTCAAG caACTTGGCATTGGTGGCGAAG TGACCCCGCACCAGGATGCCACCTTCCTGCACACAGAGCCTCTGGGCAGAATCCTGGGGTTCTGGATTGCCCTGGAGGATGTCACGCGGGAGAACGGCTGCTTGTGGTTCATTCCTGGCTCTCACACCA ATGGAATTAGCCGGAGAATGGTCCGTGCAGCTTCAGGTACCTCAACACGTGTTGTAGAGTTTGTAGGGTCAGAGCCAGCCTACGATGACAGCCAGTTCAAACCTCTGCCTATAAGTAAAG GTGGACTCATTCTCATCCATGGTGAAGTCGTCCATAAGAGTGAACTGAACAGCTCAGAGTCTTCTCGCCATGCATTCACCTTCCATGTGATGGAAGCCAAAGACACCAGCTGGAGCAAAGAGAACTG GCTCCAGCCAACTCCCGAACTGCCTTTTCCATCACTCTACACTTCAAGTTAG
- the PHYHD1 gene encoding phytanoyl-CoA dioxygenase domain-containing protein 1 isoform X4: MRNQIQRIIAEMEVPLHCRTEFSTKEEEQLQAQMQGSSDYFLTSGDKIRFFFEKGALDERGNFLIPKEKSVSKIGHALHACDPVFKQITHSSKVQELGRKLGLERPVVVQSMYIFKQLGIGGEVTPHQDATFLHTEPLGRILGFWIALEDVTRENGCLWFIPGSHTNGISRRMVRAASGTSTRVVEFVGSEPAYDDSQFKPLPISKGGLILIHGEVVHKSELNSSESSRHAFTFHVMEAKDTSWSKENWLQPTPELPFPSLYTSS, encoded by the exons ATGAGGAATCAGATTCAAAGAATCATAGCAGAGATGGAAGTGCCACTGCACTGCCGCACCGAGTTCTCCACCAAAGAAGAGGAGCAGCTCCAGGCGCAG ATGCAG GGTAGCTCGGATTATTTCCTAACCAGTGGAGACAAGATTAGATTCTTCTTTGAGAAAGGTGCTTTGGATGAGAGAG GTAACTTTCTAATTCCAAAGGAGAAATCCGTCAGCAAGATTGGCCACG CTTTACATGCTTGTGATCCTGTCTTCAAGCAAATCACCCACTCCTCCAAGGTGCAG GAATTGGGAAGAAAACTAGGCCTTGAGAGACCAGTAGTTGTGCAAAGCATGTATATCTTCAAG caACTTGGCATTGGTGGCGAAG TGACCCCGCACCAGGATGCCACCTTCCTGCACACAGAGCCTCTGGGCAGAATCCTGGGGTTCTGGATTGCCCTGGAGGATGTCACGCGGGAGAACGGCTGCTTGTGGTTCATTCCTGGCTCTCACACCA ATGGAATTAGCCGGAGAATGGTCCGTGCAGCTTCAGGTACCTCAACACGTGTTGTAGAGTTTGTAGGGTCAGAGCCAGCCTACGATGACAGCCAGTTCAAACCTCTGCCTATAAGTAAAG GTGGACTCATTCTCATCCATGGTGAAGTCGTCCATAAGAGTGAACTGAACAGCTCAGAGTCTTCTCGCCATGCATTCACCTTCCATGTGATGGAAGCCAAAGACACCAGCTGGAGCAAAGAGAACTG GCTCCAGCCAACTCCCGAACTGCCTTTTCCATCACTCTACACTTCAAGTTAG
- the PHYHD1 gene encoding phytanoyl-CoA dioxygenase domain-containing protein 1 isoform X5, whose translation MVRLSSACCYHMLGKGSREEAGNQPCRAWVASWCCWWDPGSSAPMAFVTQHQIQKFREDGFLVLEHFFTAEECDSMRNQIQRIIAEMEVPLHCRTEFSTKEEEQLQAQGSSDYFLTSGDKIRFFFEKGALDERGNFLIPKEKSVSKIGHALHACDPVFKQITHSSKVQELGRKLGLERPVVVQSMYIFKQLGIGGEVTPHQDATFLHTEPLGRILGFWIALEDVTRENGCLWFIPGSHTNGISRRMVRAASGTSTRVVEFVGSEPAYDDSQFKPLPISKGGLILIHGEVVHKSELNSSESSRHAFTFHVMEAKDTSWSKENWLQPTPELPFPSLYTSS comes from the exons ATGGTCCGGCTGTCCAGTGCTTGCTGTTATCACATGCTGGGGAAAGGATCACGTGAAGAGGCGGGGAAtcagccctgcagagcctggGTGGCATCGTGGTGTTGCTGGTGGGATCCTGGGAGCTCTGCCCCGATGGCGTTTGTAACCCAGCATCAGATCCAAAAG TTCCGCGAGGATGGCTTCCTTGTCCTAGAGCATTTTTTCACTGCAGAGGAGTGTGACAGCATGAGGAATCAGATTCAAAGAATCATAGCAGAGATGGAAGTGCCACTGCACTGCCGCACCGAGTTCTCCACCAAAGAAGAGGAGCAGCTCCAGGCGCAG GGTAGCTCGGATTATTTCCTAACCAGTGGAGACAAGATTAGATTCTTCTTTGAGAAAGGTGCTTTGGATGAGAGAG GTAACTTTCTAATTCCAAAGGAGAAATCCGTCAGCAAGATTGGCCACG CTTTACATGCTTGTGATCCTGTCTTCAAGCAAATCACCCACTCCTCCAAGGTGCAG GAATTGGGAAGAAAACTAGGCCTTGAGAGACCAGTAGTTGTGCAAAGCATGTATATCTTCAAG caACTTGGCATTGGTGGCGAAG TGACCCCGCACCAGGATGCCACCTTCCTGCACACAGAGCCTCTGGGCAGAATCCTGGGGTTCTGGATTGCCCTGGAGGATGTCACGCGGGAGAACGGCTGCTTGTGGTTCATTCCTGGCTCTCACACCA ATGGAATTAGCCGGAGAATGGTCCGTGCAGCTTCAGGTACCTCAACACGTGTTGTAGAGTTTGTAGGGTCAGAGCCAGCCTACGATGACAGCCAGTTCAAACCTCTGCCTATAAGTAAAG GTGGACTCATTCTCATCCATGGTGAAGTCGTCCATAAGAGTGAACTGAACAGCTCAGAGTCTTCTCGCCATGCATTCACCTTCCATGTGATGGAAGCCAAAGACACCAGCTGGAGCAAAGAGAACTG GCTCCAGCCAACTCCCGAACTGCCTTTTCCATCACTCTACACTTCAAGTTAG